The following DNA comes from Mycolicibacterium aromaticivorans JS19b1 = JCM 16368.
CGCCAACGACACAGTGTGCCAAGCCGATCTGCGGTGAACCCCAGCCCGGTGTCCACCACAGAACTGCCTTCCGGCACCCGTGTCCGGCTCAGCCACGACGTGCTGTGCCTCGACGACGGGCATCGGGTCGGCGTCTCGACGGGCGGTCGCGGCGTGCCGCTGGTGTTCCTGCACGGCTACGGCCTCAATGCGCGGGCCTACCTGCGGCTGCTGAGCCGACTCGGGGCCCTCGGATTCACCGTGATCGCCCTCGACGCCGCCGGCCACGGCGGAACACCGACGCTGCCTGCCGAGGCGACTCTGGAAGGCCGCGTCGATCTGACGCTGCGCGCCCTGGATGCTTTGGGCATCGGTAAAGCGGTGTTCCTCGGCCACTCCATGGGCGGACGGATGATCGTCGACCTCGCGGCCCGCGCACCCGAACGGGTACTTGCGGCGGTATTGCTCAACGCCGCCGCGGGCGCGCCGTTCGACGAGTCGATCTCGCCCGGGCACCGCTCGCCCCGCGCGGTCGCCGAGCGGCTACTGGCCGTTGCCGTCGACGCGCAGCGCGACCCGAGGCGGCTCCCGCTCGGTGAACTGGCCGGCTATCTGCGAGTGATGGCGGGTGCACTGGCTCGAAATGCGCGCGCGCCGCTCGGACTGACCGGTGCCTTGCGGGCGTTGCTGGGCTCCGGCGACTTCGCGGAAAAGCTGGTCGCCATGCGCGCCAACGGTGTGCCCACGATCGTCGTGCACGGCGAGAAGGACGGTGTCGTGCCGTTCGAGAACGCCTATGACATGGCCGAGCGGGCCGACGCGGCCCTCTACCGGGTTCCGGGCGCGCATCATTCGTGGATGTTGGCTCACCCGCGGCAGGGCGCCGACATGATGCGCCAGTTGCTCGGCGCAGAACTCGGCCGAGCGCTGCAAAGGGTGTACCGGGATACCCCGGAGCTGGCCGCCGAGGACCTCGAACCCGTCGAGCTCGAGCTCCTCCGATCACCGGCCGCGCGCCGCTACCCGCGCCGTCGTCCGTTGGCTTTCCGGTGGCCGGGCCGCCGCCGGGTTCCGGTGGCACTGACCGGGTGACCGATCCCGGGCCTGCTGCGTTGCTCGCCGCGATAGATTCGGCCCTATGCAGAGCACCATGCAGAACTTTCCGCTGACCGTTTCCGCGATCCTGCGCTACGCCGCCACCGTTCACGGCGATCGGACCGTGACCACCGCGACCGGCGACGGGTTCCGGCACGCCACCTACCGCGAGGTCGGACGGCAGGCCGCCCGGCTGGCCAATGCGTTGCGGCGCCTGGGCATCGAGGGTGACGACCGGGTCGGGACTTTCATGTGGAACAACCAGGAACACCTGGAGGCCTACGTCGCGGTGCCCTCGATGGGGGCGGTGCTGCACACGCTGAACATCCGGCTGTTCCCCGAGCAGATCGAGTTCGTCGCGTACGAGGCCGAGGATCAGGTGGTGATCGCCGACCTGTCGCTGGCGCCGATTCTGGCTCCAGTGCTGCCCAAGATGGAGACGGTGCACACGGTCATCGCCGTCGGGTCCGGCGATCTGGAGCCGTTCGAGGCGTCGGGCAAGCGGGTGGTGCGCTACCACGACGTGCTCGGTGCCGAGTCCGACGAGTTCGAGTGGCCGGAGATCGACGAAAACTCTGCCGCCGCAATGTGTTACACCAGCGGCACCACCGGACACCCGAAGGGTGTGGTCTACGGGCACCGGTCGAACTATCTGCACTCGATGGCGGTCTGCAGCGGTAACGGGCTCGGACTCAGCTTCTCCGACAAGGCCTTACCGATCGTGCCGATGTTCCACGCCAATGCCTGGGGTCTTCCCTATGCGGCGTTGATGGCCGGCGCGGATCTGGTGCTGCCCGACCGATTCATGGACCCCACCTCGTTGGTGAACCTGATCGAAAGTCAGCGTCCTACGGTGGCCGGGGCGGTGCCGACCATCTGGAACGACGTGATGAACCACCTGGACCGCAACCCCGGTCACGACATCTCGTCGCTGCGGTTGGTGTCGTGCGGCGGGTCGGCTGTACCGGTGTCGCTGATGAAGGCATTCGAGGAGAAATTCGATGTGGAGATCCGCCAGCTGTGGGGAATGACCGAAACGTCGCCCATCGCCACCCTGGCCTGGCCGCCACCGGGCTTGACCCCCGAAAAGCAGTGGGAGGTCCGCGGAACGCAGGGCAGGCCGATCTGCGGTGTGGAGACCCGCATCGTCGACGACGAGGGCGCGGTGCTGCCGAACGACGGCGAGGCGGTCGGGGAGCTGGAGGTCCGCGGTGCCTGGATCACCGGCTCCTACTACCGCAACACCGACGAGTCCAAGTTCCAGTCAGGTTGGCTGCGCACCGGGGACGTGGGGCGCATCGACGGCCAGGGCTACATCACGTTGACCGACCGGGCCAAAGACGTCATCAAGTCCGGTGGTGAGTGGATCTCGTCGGTCGAACTCGAGAACTACCTGATCTCCCACCCTGCGGTGCGGGAGGCCGCGGTGGTAGGGGTGCCCGACGAACGCTGGCAGGAACGGCCGCTGGCCGCGGTGGTGCTGCACGAGGGGGCTGAGGCATCGCCGGAGGAACTTCGGAATTACCTGTCCGACAAGGTCGTTCGGTGGTGGCTGCCGGAACGGTGGACATTCGTCGACGAGATCCCGCGGACCAGTGTCGGTAAGTACGACAAGAAGACCATCCGCGCCAGGCATGCCGACGACGTCTACGACGTCACATACCTGTCCTAGCGCTCCGCGCGCTGGTAGGCGGTGACAACCGCCGCCCCGCCGAGACCGATGTTGTGCTGCAGCGCGGCGGTGACGTTGTCCACCTGACGCTTGTCCGCGGTGCCGCGCAGCTGCCAGGTCAACTCGGCGCATTGCGCCAGGCCGGTCGCGCCCAGCGGATGTCCCTTGGAGATCAGCCCACCCGACGGGTTCACCACCCAGCGTCCGCCGTAGGTGGTGTCGCCTGCGTCGATCAGCGCGGGAGCCTCGCCCTCGCCGCACAGCCCCAGGGCCTCATAGAGCAACAGCTCGTTGGCGGAGAAGCAGTCGTGCAGCTCGATCACCTGGAAGTCGGCCGGGCCTAGACCGGACTGGTCGTAAACCTGTTGTGCCGCCTGCACATTCATGTCGTACCCGATGATGTTGGCCGCGCTGCCGTCGAAGGTCGACGCGAAGTCGGTGGTCATCGCCTGCCCGACGATCTCGACGGCCTGATCGGCCAGCCCGTGCTTGTCGACGAACGCCTCACTGGCCACGATCGCTGCGCCCGAGCCGTCCGAGGTGGGCGAGCACTGCAGCTTGGTCAGCGGATCGGAGATCATCTTCGCGCCCAGGATGTCGTCGAGGGTGTACTCCTCCTGGAACTGCGCGTACGGATTGTTCACCGAATGCTTGTGGTTCTTGAAACCGATCTTCGCGAAATGCTCGGCGGTGGTGCCGTACTTCTTCATGTGCTCGCGGCCTGCCGCACCGAACATCCACGGCGCCACCGGAAACGTCATCGAGTCGGTCTCGTTGAGAGCGACGATGTGACGCATGAGTGGCGACTCGCGGTCTTCGGCGCCACCGCCGAGCGAGCCGGGCTGCATCTTCTCGAACCCAAGAGCGATGGTGCAGTCGGCGAGGCCACCGCGGATGGCCTGCGCGGCCAGGTACAGCGCCGTCGAGCCCGTCGAACAGTTGTTGTTGACGTTGACGATCGGGATGCCGGTCATGCCGAGCTCGTAGAGCGCACGTTGCCCGGAGGTCGAGTCACCCGAGCAATAGCCGACGTACCCCTGCTGCACCTCGGCGTAGTCGATGCCGGCGTCGGCCAGTGCCTTGGTGCCGGACTCGTTGGCCATCTGGGGGTAGTCCCAGCCTTCGCGGCGGCCCGGCTTCTCGAACTTGGTCATCCCGACCCCGACGACGAACACCCGGTTCTTTGTTCCGGCCATGGCCTATTCCTTCCGTCCGCAGTGACGATCCCGCTAGTGTAGACCCGGCTGTAACACGTTCTAGTTTTCTGCGGAGGAGCACCAATGACGTTGCGAGTCGTGCAGTGGGCAACCGGGTCGGTCGGGGTCGCGGCGATCAACGGTGTGCTGGAACATCCCGAACTCGAACTGGCCGGCTGTTGGGTGCATTCCGCGGACAAGGCAGGCAAGGACGTCGGCGACATCATCGGCACCGAACCGCTGGGCGTCACGGCCACCAATAGCATCGACGACATCCTCGCCATGGACGCCGACGCGGTGATCTACGCGCCGCTGCTGCCCAACGTGGCGGAAGTGACCGCACTGCTGCGCTCGGGCAAGAACGTCGTCAGCCCACTGGGCTGGTTCTACCCGAGTGAATCCGAAGCCGCCCCGCTGGAGGCCGCCGCTCGCGAGGGCAACGTCACCCTGCACGGTGCCGGGATCGGACCGGGGGCGGCCACCGAGCTGTTCCCGCTGCTGCTGTCGGTGATGTCCACCGGGGTGACCTACGTTCGCGCCGAGGAGTTCTCCGACCTCCGAACCTATGGCGCACCCGACGTGCTACGGCACGTGATGGGCTTCGGCGGAACGCCGGAGAGCGCGTTGACCGGACCCATGCAGAAACTGCTCAACGGCGGCTTCTTCCAATCGGTTCGGCTCATCGTCGACCGGCTCGGTTTTGCCGCCGAGCCGCAGATCCGCACCTCCCAAGAGGTAGCTGTCGCAACCGCGCCCATCGACTCGCCGATGGGGGTGATCGAACCCGGCCAGGTGGCCGGGCGGCGCTTCCACTGGGATGCCGTCGTCACCAACACCATCGTCGTGCGCATCACCGTCAACTGGCTGATGGGCGAGGAAAACCTCGATCCCGCATGGTCTTTCGGCCCGGCCGGCGAGCGCTACGAGATGGAGGTGCGGGGAAACCCGAACACGTTCGTCACCGTCAAGGGCTGGCAGCCGGAGAGCGTCGAGGAAGGGTTGGTCAGCAACCCCGGTGTGGTGGCCACCGCGGCGCACTGCGTCAACTCAGTTCCGGCGACCTGTGCCGCCGCGCCGGGCATCGCCGACTTCTTCGACCTGCCACTGATCACCGGACGCGCAGCACCTCAGCTCGCACGCTGACTATCGTTGGCGAGATGGCTCACCCCGTCGTCGTCCAGCAGTCCCGCGCCATTCCCATCGCGGTACCGGATGCGTTCGCCAAGACGCTGCCGATGCCGCTGCCCCAGTTGTTCCACCGCTGGTACGGACCGATCCCGCCGATCAAAGACGTGCACGACCAGACGGGCGACTGGTCGGCGGTGGGGCAGACCCGCACCATCGTCCTGGTCGGGGGCGGAGGCATGCGGGAAACCCTGACCACGTTCGACGCGCCCCATGCGTTCGGCTACACCCTTACCGACATCCACGGTGCGATGGCGCCGCTGATCGATCACGTCGAGGGGCTGTGGGCCTTCAGCGAACAGGGCACCGGCACCAAGGTCACGTGGCAGTGGACCCTGCATCCCAAGTCGGCACTGACTGCGCCATTGCTTCCGGTGTTCGCCCGGATCTGGCGCGGTTACGCCAACCAGGCCCTGGCCACCCTCTCGGAACACCTGCTGAGCTGATGGCAGGCGGCTTGCACGAGAACGATCCGCTAGTCGTAAACCCCGGTGCGGTCGACGACAACGCTCTGGGAACGGCCTTCCGATTCTGTTCGTTGGCCTCGTTGCGTTATGACGCCAGTGATGAGCCGCCGCGCTGGCAGGCGGCTGCGGAGCTAATCGAGGTGAATCCCTCTCTGCCCCAAGAGAATGTCTGGGCCGCCGCATCGGCCGCCGACCCGGCGGCGCTGACCCGTCACCTACAGGATCGGCCGGAACTGGTCACCACGGCCGGCGGCCCCTTCGGCTGGGTACCGCTGCTGTATCTGTGCTATTCGCGGGTCCCGTTGCCGCACAGAGAGACTGATGTCCTCGCTGCAGCCTCTGCGCTGCTCGACGCCGGCGCCGATCCCAACGCCGGCTATCTGTGGCGCGCACTGCCGACACCATTCACGTTGCTCACCGGAGTTTTCGGCGAAGGCGAGCAGGGCCCGGGTCGTCAACCCCGCCATCGGTTCTCGAGCGAGTTGGCACGCCTGCTGCTGCAGCGCGGCGCGCACCCCGTCGACCAACAGACCCTCTACAACCGGATGTTCCGAGCCGACGATTCGCACCTCGAGCTGCTGTTCGACCACGGCTTGGCCGACGCCGGTCCGAGTCCATGGGAGCGTCGCATGGGCGAGGCGATGGAGACACGCGAGCAGATGTGGCAGCGCCAAATCGATTGGGCCGCTGACCATGGCTTCGCAGACCGACTGGCCCTGCTGGCTCGTCACGGGATCGACGTCTCGGGAGCCGACCTGGTGCAACCGCCGTTTCCCGGCGACCCGAACGTGCGCGACGCCGAGGGCGCCACGCCGCTGCATCACGCGGCGTGGAGCGGCGACCTGGACCTGATACGTCGGCTGCTCGAGGCCGGTGCGGACGCGGACCTCGTTGACTTCCGCTATGGCACGACGCCTTTGGGCTGGGCGCAGCACGCCTACCAGACCGACGCGATCGACTACCTGAGCAACTGGCAGACTCACACGCTGTGACGACTAAACGTGCCCTGATACTGGCCGGCGGCGGCATCGCCGGCATCGGCTGGGAGACCGGCATTTTGCGCGGGATCGCCGACGAATCGCCGCATACCGCGCAGAGCCTGCTGGACTCCGATGTACTGGTCGGAACCTCGGCGGGCTCCACCGTCGCCGCACAGATCAGCAGCTCGCTGTCACTGGAGGCGCTCTTCGAACGCCAGACGGCGGAACCCTCGTCAGAGATCGACCCCGGGGTGGACATCGAACAGATCTCGGCGCTGTTTCTCACGGCGATGGCCGAACCCGGTGAGCTGAGGGACAAACTTCAGCGGATCGGACGCGTCGCGCTGGACACGCCAACCGTCAGCGAGGCTGTCCGCAGACGCGTCATCGAAGCGCGACTCCCCGAACACCGTTGGCCGAAACAGGATCTGCGGATCACCGCCATCGACATCGAAACCGGTGACCTGGTGGTGTTCGACTCGTCGTCGGGGGTGGATCTCGTCGACGCCGTGGCTGCCAGCTGTGCGGTGCCCGGTACCTGGCCGCCGGTGACGATCGGCGCTCGGCGCTACATGGACGGCGGTGTCAGCAGCTCGGTTCACACCGCGGTGGCCGCCGACTGTGCGACGGCCGTGGTGCTGGTGCCGGCGAGCGAATCAGCGCCGTCGCCGTTCACCCACGGCACCGCGGCCGAGATCGCCGCCTTCGGTGCGCGAACATTCGCCGTCTTCGCCGACGACGCATCCCTCAGCGCCTTCGGTCCCAACCCGCTGGACCCGCGCTGTCGGATCCCGTCGGCGCTGGCCGGACGCGAGCAGGGCCGCCGGGTGGCGGCGGCGGTCACGGAGTTTCTGGCGTGATGATGATTTCCGGGCCGCTGTAGCGATAGCCGTCCAGCGCTTTCACCGCCAATTCGCGACCCAGGTCGATGATCTCGGCGGCGCGGTGGAAATCCAAACTGCGGCAAGCGGTTCGGGGCACCTCGATGAGCAGATCAGGGGGATAGGCTGCCATCTGGTGGCGGGCCAGCGCGGCCTGCGCGATGTCGATCGTGCGGTTCATCACCGCGAAGCTGCCCAGCTTGGGGATCGCAGCTTCACGTGAGCTGTCGATCAGTTGATCGTCGCCGCTCGGTTCGGCGTCGTCGCCCTCCTCCGACACCGAACTGGTGCCGAAGCGGCTCAGCATCGACCGGGCCGCCGGGGTGTCCAGAATCGAGCGGGCAGTGTTGGTGTCCAACAGTGCCGACGTGCTGCGCAGCAATCGGCCGAGCCATTCGCTGCTGGCGGCCGCTTCCGGGGCTTGGGTGGTGTCCTGGCTGCCGTCGGGGTCGGGGCCGGACAAGCTGATCGCGATCGTCAGGTCGGCGTTGACGGCGGCGATCGGAGCCAACGGCAGTGGGTCGAGGATGCCGCCGTCGGCAAGTAATCTGCCGTCGAGTACGTGCGGGACGATCACGCCGGGGATGGCGATCGAGGCGCGGATCGCGGCATCGACCGGTCCGCGCTGCAACCACACCGATTTTCCCGCGATCAGGTCGGTGGCCACCGCGGTGTAGGGGATCGGCAGGTTCTCGATGGTGACGTCGCCGAGGATGTCGCGGACCGCGTCGAGGATCTTCTCGGCGCGCAGAACGCCGGCCGCGGTGATCGACGGATCGAGCAGTCGCAGAACGGCTCGCTGCGTCAACGTCTGGGCCCACTGAGCGAATTCGTCGAGCGATCCGGCTGCGTGCAGGCCGCCCACCAATGCTCCCATCGACGATCCGGCGACACCGACGATCTCGTAGCCGCGACGTGTCAGCTCGTCGATCACGCCGATGTGCGCGTATCCCCGCGCGCCGCCGCTGCCGAGCGCCAGAGCGACCCGAGAGTTAGGGGATTGGTCGGGCATGGAGTCCATTCTGCTCACCGACAGCGGAAGGGCACCCCTTTCGGGATGCCCTTCCGTGGTGGCGCGTGTCACCGCGCCGCGCTCAGTCGCGCTGAATCACGTCGATGGTGCCGAGCTTGTCGCCACCAACGGTGTATCCGAGCGAGTCGATTGTGTTTCCGCGGGCGTCACCGGACCCGCCGGGGGCGGCGGCCGCGGGGGCGGCCAGGCCGATGACGAACGCGCTCATCGCGGTGCCCAGCAGGCCCGCGACCGCGTACTTGGTCATGATGATGTGCCTCTTTTTTGGTTTCCTCTTCTGCCGGCTTTCGCCGATCAATTACAAGGAGGTAAACCGCGAGGTCAGGCAATTAATTCCGATGGCAGCAACTGAACGGCGGGTGGCAGTAATCGTGTGCGCCGCTACGGACTTTTGCTACCCGTGATCGAAACGATCAGCAGCCGCCGTCCGCGGCTGCCTTCACCGCGATGATGACCGCAGCCTGCTGCGCCGTCGACAACTGGCCCCAGGTGCTGTTGAACGTCGCCGGGCCGGGGGCGGCGTTGCTCTGCAATTGCTTCAGGAACGGTTCGACCAACGCCTTCGGGTCGCCACCCTTGCCGTCCATCCACGTCTTAGTCGCCATGCAGGCCTGCGCATATTGTTCTTCGGTCGATTCAGCGGGCGTGTCGATCCGGGTGGTGACCCCACCCGGCGACATGCCGACCGTGCCCGACGGGGCGGCCGCTTGCGTCGACTGCGCCGCACTGCTCGACGGCGCCACAGTGGTGGACGGGGACTGCCCGCCGACACCCGAGGAGCACGCCGTCAGCACGGCGGCCACGCCCGCGACACACGCCGCGGCGCCGGACAGGGAGCGA
Coding sequences within:
- a CDS encoding patatin-like phospholipase family protein, whose product is MPDQSPNSRVALALGSGGARGYAHIGVIDELTRRGYEIVGVAGSSMGALVGGLHAAGSLDEFAQWAQTLTQRAVLRLLDPSITAAGVLRAEKILDAVRDILGDVTIENLPIPYTAVATDLIAGKSVWLQRGPVDAAIRASIAIPGVIVPHVLDGRLLADGGILDPLPLAPIAAVNADLTIAISLSGPDPDGSQDTTQAPEAAASSEWLGRLLRSTSALLDTNTARSILDTPAARSMLSRFGTSSVSEEGDDAEPSGDDQLIDSSREAAIPKLGSFAVMNRTIDIAQAALARHQMAAYPPDLLIEVPRTACRSLDFHRAAEIIDLGRELAVKALDGYRYSGPEIIITPETP
- a CDS encoding long-chain fatty acid--CoA ligase — protein: MQSTMQNFPLTVSAILRYAATVHGDRTVTTATGDGFRHATYREVGRQAARLANALRRLGIEGDDRVGTFMWNNQEHLEAYVAVPSMGAVLHTLNIRLFPEQIEFVAYEAEDQVVIADLSLAPILAPVLPKMETVHTVIAVGSGDLEPFEASGKRVVRYHDVLGAESDEFEWPEIDENSAAAMCYTSGTTGHPKGVVYGHRSNYLHSMAVCSGNGLGLSFSDKALPIVPMFHANAWGLPYAALMAGADLVLPDRFMDPTSLVNLIESQRPTVAGAVPTIWNDVMNHLDRNPGHDISSLRLVSCGGSAVPVSLMKAFEEKFDVEIRQLWGMTETSPIATLAWPPPGLTPEKQWEVRGTQGRPICGVETRIVDDEGAVLPNDGEAVGELEVRGAWITGSYYRNTDESKFQSGWLRTGDVGRIDGQGYITLTDRAKDVIKSGGEWISSVELENYLISHPAVREAAVVGVPDERWQERPLAAVVLHEGAEASPEELRNYLSDKVVRWWLPERWTFVDEIPRTSVGKYDKKTIRARHADDVYDVTYLS
- a CDS encoding alpha/beta fold hydrolase; the protein is MPSRSAVNPSPVSTTELPSGTRVRLSHDVLCLDDGHRVGVSTGGRGVPLVFLHGYGLNARAYLRLLSRLGALGFTVIALDAAGHGGTPTLPAEATLEGRVDLTLRALDALGIGKAVFLGHSMGGRMIVDLAARAPERVLAAVLLNAAAGAPFDESISPGHRSPRAVAERLLAVAVDAQRDPRRLPLGELAGYLRVMAGALARNARAPLGLTGALRALLGSGDFAEKLVAMRANGVPTIVVHGEKDGVVPFENAYDMAERADAALYRVPGAHHSWMLAHPRQGADMMRQLLGAELGRALQRVYRDTPELAAEDLEPVELELLRSPAARRYPRRRPLAFRWPGRRRVPVALTG
- a CDS encoding patatin-like phospholipase family protein produces the protein MTTKRALILAGGGIAGIGWETGILRGIADESPHTAQSLLDSDVLVGTSAGSTVAAQISSSLSLEALFERQTAEPSSEIDPGVDIEQISALFLTAMAEPGELRDKLQRIGRVALDTPTVSEAVRRRVIEARLPEHRWPKQDLRITAIDIETGDLVVFDSSSGVDLVDAVAASCAVPGTWPPVTIGARRYMDGGVSSSVHTAVAADCATAVVLVPASESAPSPFTHGTAAEIAAFGARTFAVFADDASLSAFGPNPLDPRCRIPSALAGREQGRRVAAAVTEFLA
- the lpqV gene encoding lipoprotein LpqV encodes the protein MRPYRCRSLSGAAACVAGVAAVLTACSSGVGGQSPSTTVAPSSSAAQSTQAAAPSGTVGMSPGGVTTRIDTPAESTEEQYAQACMATKTWMDGKGGDPKALVEPFLKQLQSNAAPGPATFNSTWGQLSTAQQAAVIIAVKAAADGGC
- a CDS encoding ankyrin repeat domain-containing protein, which encodes MDPASQVGTDCAIASGVRPDLARLRQPGPGHPLGTPAELMAGGLHENDPLVVNPGAVDDNALGTAFRFCSLASLRYDASDEPPRWQAAAELIEVNPSLPQENVWAAASAADPAALTRHLQDRPELVTTAGGPFGWVPLLYLCYSRVPLPHRETDVLAAASALLDAGADPNAGYLWRALPTPFTLLTGVFGEGEQGPGRQPRHRFSSELARLLLQRGAHPVDQQTLYNRMFRADDSHLELLFDHGLADAGPSPWERRMGEAMETREQMWQRQIDWAADHGFADRLALLARHGIDVSGADLVQPPFPGDPNVRDAEGATPLHHAAWSGDLDLIRRLLEAGADADLVDFRYGTTPLGWAQHAYQTDAIDYLSNWQTHTL
- a CDS encoding SRPBCC family protein — protein: MAHPVVVQQSRAIPIAVPDAFAKTLPMPLPQLFHRWYGPIPPIKDVHDQTGDWSAVGQTRTIVLVGGGGMRETLTTFDAPHAFGYTLTDIHGAMAPLIDHVEGLWAFSEQGTGTKVTWQWTLHPKSALTAPLLPVFARIWRGYANQALATLSEHLLS
- a CDS encoding dihydrodipicolinate reductase; the protein is MTLRVVQWATGSVGVAAINGVLEHPELELAGCWVHSADKAGKDVGDIIGTEPLGVTATNSIDDILAMDADAVIYAPLLPNVAEVTALLRSGKNVVSPLGWFYPSESEAAPLEAAAREGNVTLHGAGIGPGAATELFPLLLSVMSTGVTYVRAEEFSDLRTYGAPDVLRHVMGFGGTPESALTGPMQKLLNGGFFQSVRLIVDRLGFAAEPQIRTSQEVAVATAPIDSPMGVIEPGQVAGRRFHWDAVVTNTIVVRITVNWLMGEENLDPAWSFGPAGERYEMEVRGNPNTFVTVKGWQPESVEEGLVSNPGVVATAAHCVNSVPATCAAAPGIADFFDLPLITGRAAPQLAR
- a CDS encoding lipid-transfer protein codes for the protein MAGTKNRVFVVGVGMTKFEKPGRREGWDYPQMANESGTKALADAGIDYAEVQQGYVGYCSGDSTSGQRALYELGMTGIPIVNVNNNCSTGSTALYLAAQAIRGGLADCTIALGFEKMQPGSLGGGAEDRESPLMRHIVALNETDSMTFPVAPWMFGAAGREHMKKYGTTAEHFAKIGFKNHKHSVNNPYAQFQEEYTLDDILGAKMISDPLTKLQCSPTSDGSGAAIVASEAFVDKHGLADQAVEIVGQAMTTDFASTFDGSAANIIGYDMNVQAAQQVYDQSGLGPADFQVIELHDCFSANELLLYEALGLCGEGEAPALIDAGDTTYGGRWVVNPSGGLISKGHPLGATGLAQCAELTWQLRGTADKRQVDNVTAALQHNIGLGGAAVVTAYQRAER